The Chryseobacterium aureum genome contains a region encoding:
- the glsA gene encoding glutaminase A, with protein MKNNSFLSSAKGFCTAAFLALNTIAYAQKTADLSTISEKTLSSILEKNRDYYTQGKVADYIPELGKMDAKAIAFSVVDKNGKVFNTGDVSKKFTMQSISKIISLMVAVNEKGETHIFDKMGYFGSDKPFNHFSNLETTGKPLNPMMNAGAILTTSLISGEGEKPFLKILDMVRYITKNPSIDYNKSVYESEKSTGHRNRGMFYIMKNSGLISGNEDQLDNYFKQCSIELTAEDLAKIGYFFANQCVRFDGDSTYKNADMAKLIESQMLTAGMYEFSGEYSRMVGLPSKSGVGGGITVSVPGKMGIGVFSPALDQHGNSLAGYHMILDLAKQYGLSIF; from the coding sequence ATGAAAAACAACAGCTTTTTATCCTCAGCAAAAGGATTTTGCACTGCGGCTTTTTTAGCCTTAAACACTATTGCTTATGCTCAGAAAACCGCAGATCTCTCAACCATTTCAGAAAAAACCTTAAGCAGCATTCTGGAAAAAAACAGAGATTATTATACACAAGGTAAAGTAGCAGATTACATTCCTGAACTGGGAAAAATGGATGCTAAAGCCATTGCTTTTTCAGTGGTAGACAAAAACGGCAAAGTGTTTAACACAGGTGATGTAAGTAAAAAATTCACCATGCAGAGCATTTCCAAAATCATATCCTTAATGGTGGCTGTCAATGAAAAAGGAGAAACCCATATCTTTGACAAAATGGGATATTTTGGTTCAGACAAACCTTTCAATCATTTTTCAAACCTGGAAACTACAGGAAAACCGCTGAACCCGATGATGAACGCAGGTGCTATCCTTACCACTTCATTAATTTCCGGGGAAGGTGAAAAGCCATTCCTTAAAATACTGGATATGGTAAGATACATCACCAAGAACCCTTCAATAGATTACAACAAATCTGTTTACGAATCCGAAAAATCAACAGGACACCGCAACCGTGGTATGTTTTATATTATGAAAAACAGCGGCCTGATTTCAGGGAACGAAGATCAGCTGGATAACTATTTCAAGCAGTGCTCCATTGAACTCACCGCTGAAGACCTTGCCAAAATCGGATACTTTTTTGCCAACCAGTGTGTAAGATTTGATGGAGACTCCACCTATAAAAATGCCGATATGGCAAAACTGATAGAATCCCAGATGCTGACAGCCGGAATGTACGAGTTCAGCGGAGAATATTCCAGAATGGTAGGATTACCAAGCAAATCCGGTGTTGGAGGCGGAATTACCGTAAGTGTTCCGGGAAAAATGGGGATCGGAGTATTCAGTCCTGCTTTGGACCAGCATGGTAATTCGCTGGCAGGTTACCATATGATTCTCGATCTGGCAAAACAGTACGGATTAAGTATTTTTTAA
- a CDS encoding alpha/beta fold hydrolase, producing the protein MKQTTVFRSEIHKKRVLEHYDNAVVNFKGNIRQQVVSTNFGQTHVLSYGNEDHPKLILLHGANSNAASWMKDFALYSKEYKVYAIDIIGEPGKSEPNRLPYDGNYYSNWLNEVFQQLKITEASLVGLSQGGWLAVKFAARYPEKVSKLVLLSPGGIVKTKLSFVLKAIFFSLLGATGKRKINKMITGSQKIDQPVLDFMNLMQSSVDARIDKEYIFSDEELKSMTMPVFFIGGADDAVRDSRQIKERLEGLLPDFECYIDPDKGHVLIGMADTINDFLLRRRND; encoded by the coding sequence ATGAAACAGACAACAGTTTTCAGATCAGAGATTCACAAAAAAAGGGTGCTGGAGCACTATGATAATGCGGTAGTAAATTTTAAAGGAAATATCCGTCAGCAAGTGGTCTCCACAAACTTTGGACAAACTCACGTTCTGAGTTACGGAAATGAAGATCATCCTAAACTTATATTACTTCATGGAGCTAATTCTAACGCTGCATCCTGGATGAAGGATTTTGCTTTATACAGCAAAGAATATAAAGTGTATGCTATTGATATTATCGGGGAACCAGGTAAAAGTGAGCCCAACCGGCTTCCTTATGATGGTAATTATTACAGTAATTGGCTGAATGAGGTTTTCCAACAGCTGAAAATAACAGAAGCCTCTTTGGTGGGACTGTCTCAAGGCGGATGGCTTGCGGTAAAGTTTGCAGCCAGATATCCGGAAAAAGTCAGTAAGCTTGTTCTTCTTTCTCCGGGTGGAATTGTAAAAACAAAGCTTAGTTTTGTGTTAAAAGCGATATTCTTTTCTCTACTTGGAGCTACCGGGAAGAGAAAAATCAATAAGATGATCACTGGTTCACAAAAAATAGATCAGCCTGTTCTGGACTTTATGAATCTTATGCAGTCTTCTGTGGATGCAAGGATCGATAAGGAGTATATTTTTTCTGATGAAGAATTGAAAAGTATGACCATGCCTGTCTTTTTTATAGGCGGAGCAGATGATGCGGTCAGGGATTCCCGACAAATAAAAGAAAGACTCGAAGGGTTGCTTCCTGATTTTGAATGCTATATTGATCCTGACAAAGGGCATGTGCTGATTGGTATGGCGGACACAATAAATGATTTTTTACTAAGGAGAAGGAATGATTAA
- a CDS encoding PKD domain-containing protein encodes MKNNTYFGRQHIFRWLLLCWLLVPWVLQAQARITWTEEVGCQEFRGEKEGQVPDNGIASSYINSALCLRVCEKSIDPVKYLVQGSNVSNVQWSVSGGTATISGTGNVLAYVTWGAAGNGSLQAVITYNDGTVETQTICIEKINRPIAKFELLNLDYTVCNNTTVYFDNLSEQNGGSDIVNYFWQFGDGTTSTSTAFEPSHIYTNPGTYTIQLTVTNKCGCQSRYKKEIKVVKSYPVQINCASVVCEGSTEKYNAQDGCNKGQWKVIGGNIINNNGNEIEVIWDQVDPLDGFGYVMYRSECACPEWTTVKIPVILKNAKVKGQEKVCAGKQYTYSIPQWPTTKVNWNVSGPAGGQLVNTQQRNEIVFSATQPGTYHLEASYYNTLLSCEGNASIDITVEQPVAISGGVDEICAGTSQTFTTTPNVPVIWKVTTGGSTVTSGAVSGPFTYTFNTAGTYTIVAVKQGGGCESNPRIIKVLPIPQPPAGTISGETKVCPGKPYVYTISSVDAGMVPVWSVTNGTIQGSNAGSSVTVIFNTGASSYSVSAQNKSMSNAGCLSAPVSFSAAPLDLNTITVNPNPGGPFCPSSTQTFTANLNGIVPDFMEWTFGSANFGSVVGGQGTSNITINFNEISTTSSTTLNLKVVKCGVTKIISVPVSLLPLPVVSFTNVGGICLGSNLSFSVNQGSIASATGVTFTFANGTTYNTTYNPTGNYSFPNNGYIQNGSGSNISQTVTVTYTGTNGCNYKPTASANFTIYPETIITVSPVYNILVCDPTTMTPYTLTANSSTGLTNITSWQWFKNNSAISGATTNSYTIGGAGAFGTYRVRAIDINGCVVYSQNINVSQLCPSSGSCNADPQINFAATWSGCNTISTSGLTYNGTPDQIEWSSDSVLTLTSPQGQPTATYQTTLAGAHIVFVRLRYGSCWYSKAVEVRKNYEPKFSVSTVCNGNGYNVTLFNSSTIFEINQSSITYTFTSPGQPTQTGQTATYNNLAPGTYTFTMTMSAPGKPSCTTTQTVTLAPVPNTNFLVPAWICVREPITFTAAGYNSANTYTWLFDGTAYVASGSGATVTYNTSGAKTVQLKITTPNGCVYTSPVANISVKEAFIDGNISPINVVACAGSVPTLVFNGSVGTASQYIWMNGSQPVPGAPNSLTFTPTQSGTYWPVLVSPDGCKTSIMSTKAATVTVKNAPYVNISGKANICAGSSTILTGLVTDNTLEYQWKKAGSVVIPWTSAPYPITLNTGALTAGTYVYTLEVRTPGTSGCTSSKNFTLTVSNPPSSITATYSLVSCQPYKIQLTASGPSAGDYNWSNGMSGQTITVNEGGVFQVTYTAPSGCKVSNSVEVPLSLESLMWVFPTGCYDECLRENNYIIGPKGVFDHHDWMLFGNSIQSGNNNFIFPLYIGSAGTYQLQVNHLGCQYTSGTMNYYPGKECGYETDCKIEGDIKPMKWVGDHYAVSGVIHNAGGQPISLNVSSVNGYGTYIPSIITIPAGGVYDMNVNPLAFYPNPNFQGVDEILFYNETCKFSTKAVDPEWMGMRSASRSVTAAAVSSLKMIPNPAKEKVKISYNTGDEKLLAKQITVFDAMGNIKFRKEVKAASGEVDVEVSSWLQGVYIVIVQTGDTSLQGKLIKN; translated from the coding sequence ATGAAAAACAACACCTATTTTGGTAGGCAGCACATCTTCAGATGGCTCCTGCTATGTTGGCTTTTGGTACCTTGGGTACTACAGGCACAAGCTCGAATTACATGGACCGAAGAGGTCGGATGCCAGGAATTCCGCGGCGAGAAAGAAGGACAGGTTCCTGATAACGGAATCGCCAGTTCTTACATCAATTCCGCCCTGTGTCTCCGGGTCTGCGAGAAATCAATAGACCCTGTGAAATACCTGGTTCAGGGCTCCAACGTTTCTAATGTACAATGGTCTGTTTCCGGAGGAACTGCCACCATTTCCGGAACCGGGAATGTCTTAGCGTATGTTACGTGGGGAGCAGCCGGGAATGGTTCTCTACAGGCTGTGATCACCTACAATGACGGAACAGTGGAGACCCAGACCATCTGTATTGAAAAAATCAACAGACCGATTGCTAAATTTGAATTGCTGAATCTGGATTATACCGTATGTAACAATACAACGGTGTATTTTGACAACCTTTCCGAACAAAACGGAGGGTCCGATATTGTCAATTATTTCTGGCAGTTCGGAGATGGAACTACTTCTACTTCCACAGCTTTTGAGCCGTCTCACATTTATACGAATCCCGGTACTTATACCATTCAGCTTACGGTCACCAATAAATGTGGCTGCCAGAGCAGGTATAAAAAAGAGATCAAAGTAGTGAAATCATATCCTGTACAGATCAACTGTGCTTCTGTAGTATGTGAAGGAAGTACAGAAAAATACAATGCACAGGATGGATGTAACAAAGGACAGTGGAAAGTTATTGGTGGAAACATTATCAACAATAACGGTAATGAAATTGAAGTAATTTGGGATCAGGTAGATCCGCTGGACGGTTTCGGATATGTAATGTACAGATCTGAATGTGCTTGTCCTGAATGGACTACAGTTAAAATCCCTGTGATTTTAAAGAATGCCAAAGTGAAAGGACAGGAAAAAGTATGTGCTGGTAAACAGTATACCTATTCTATTCCTCAATGGCCTACAACCAAAGTTAACTGGAATGTCTCAGGCCCTGCAGGAGGACAGCTGGTGAATACCCAGCAGAGAAATGAAATTGTTTTCTCAGCCACTCAGCCTGGAACATATCACCTTGAGGCAAGCTACTACAACACTTTATTATCATGTGAAGGAAATGCTTCTATCGATATCACTGTTGAACAGCCGGTAGCAATAAGCGGAGGTGTGGATGAGATCTGTGCAGGAACAAGCCAGACATTTACAACAACCCCGAATGTACCTGTTATCTGGAAAGTGACTACAGGAGGCTCAACTGTGACTTCTGGAGCTGTATCCGGACCATTTACGTATACTTTTAACACGGCAGGTACTTATACGATTGTTGCGGTGAAGCAAGGAGGAGGTTGTGAAAGTAATCCAAGGATTATTAAAGTATTACCCATTCCGCAGCCGCCTGCAGGAACTATTTCAGGAGAGACAAAAGTATGTCCGGGAAAACCGTATGTATACACCATCAGCTCTGTTGATGCAGGAATGGTTCCGGTTTGGAGTGTTACTAACGGAACAATTCAGGGAAGCAATGCAGGATCTTCTGTAACGGTCATATTTAATACGGGTGCTTCATCCTATTCAGTATCTGCACAGAATAAATCGATGAGTAATGCAGGGTGTCTTTCGGCTCCTGTTTCGTTCAGTGCAGCGCCATTGGATCTTAATACGATTACAGTTAACCCTAATCCGGGTGGGCCTTTCTGTCCGAGCAGCACTCAGACATTCACGGCAAATTTGAACGGTATTGTTCCTGACTTTATGGAATGGACATTCGGAAGTGCCAACTTCGGAAGTGTTGTAGGAGGACAGGGGACCAGTAATATCACGATAAACTTCAACGAAATTTCTACAACAAGCAGCACTACGCTGAACCTGAAAGTTGTAAAATGTGGAGTAACAAAAATCATCAGTGTTCCGGTATCTTTATTACCGCTTCCTGTGGTAAGCTTCACAAACGTTGGAGGAATCTGTTTAGGTTCCAATCTGTCATTCTCTGTAAATCAGGGATCAATCGCTTCAGCAACGGGGGTGACTTTCACTTTTGCCAACGGAACTACCTATAATACCACTTATAATCCAACAGGAAATTACAGCTTCCCGAATAACGGATATATTCAAAACGGATCAGGAAGTAATATTTCTCAAACGGTTACAGTAACTTATACAGGAACTAACGGATGTAACTATAAGCCTACAGCAAGTGCTAACTTTACGATATATCCTGAAACTATTATTACTGTTTCTCCGGTATATAATATCCTGGTATGTGATCCTACCACAATGACCCCGTATACTCTTACGGCTAACAGCTCCACAGGACTTACCAATATTACTTCATGGCAATGGTTCAAAAATAATTCGGCCATATCAGGAGCTACCACCAACTCTTATACCATAGGAGGTGCAGGTGCTTTTGGAACCTATAGGGTACGTGCTATAGATATTAATGGTTGTGTGGTTTACTCACAAAACATTAATGTAAGCCAGCTTTGTCCAAGCAGTGGATCTTGTAATGCAGATCCTCAGATCAACTTTGCGGCTACATGGTCAGGTTGTAATACGATTTCTACTTCAGGATTAACGTATAATGGAACTCCTGATCAGATCGAATGGTCATCAGACAGTGTACTTACTTTAACTTCTCCTCAGGGGCAGCCTACGGCAACGTATCAGACAACTCTTGCAGGGGCACATATTGTTTTTGTACGGTTAAGATATGGTTCGTGCTGGTACAGCAAAGCAGTAGAAGTAAGAAAGAACTATGAGCCTAAGTTCAGTGTGAGTACAGTATGTAACGGAAACGGATATAATGTGACGCTTTTCAATAGTTCTACTATTTTTGAGATCAACCAGTCATCTATTACATATACATTCACCAGCCCGGGTCAGCCCACCCAAACAGGACAGACGGCTACTTACAACAACCTTGCGCCAGGTACTTATACCTTTACCATGACAATGTCTGCGCCAGGAAAGCCATCGTGTACAACTACGCAAACTGTTACATTAGCTCCAGTTCCAAATACCAACTTCCTGGTTCCGGCATGGATCTGTGTACGTGAGCCTATTACATTCACTGCGGCAGGGTACAACTCGGCTAATACATACACCTGGCTTTTTGATGGTACAGCATATGTGGCTTCAGGATCAGGTGCAACAGTTACCTATAATACAAGTGGAGCAAAGACAGTACAGCTAAAAATCACTACCCCTAACGGATGTGTATATACTTCACCAGTTGCTAATATTAGTGTGAAAGAAGCCTTTATTGATGGTAATATTTCACCTATTAATGTGGTTGCCTGTGCAGGATCTGTTCCTACGCTTGTGTTTAATGGTTCTGTAGGAACTGCCAGTCAGTATATCTGGATGAATGGTTCTCAACCAGTGCCAGGAGCGCCAAATTCATTGACATTCACGCCGACTCAGTCAGGAACTTACTGGCCGGTATTGGTATCACCTGATGGTTGTAAAACAAGCATCATGAGTACTAAAGCTGCAACAGTGACGGTGAAAAATGCTCCGTATGTGAATATTTCAGGAAAAGCCAATATCTGCGCAGGATCTTCTACAATACTGACTGGTCTTGTTACAGATAATACATTAGAATATCAATGGAAAAAAGCAGGTTCAGTAGTTATACCATGGACTTCTGCTCCTTACCCGATTACTCTTAATACAGGGGCATTAACTGCAGGTACTTATGTGTATACCCTGGAAGTAAGAACTCCGGGTACATCAGGATGTACAAGCTCTAAAAACTTTACCCTTACGGTGAGCAACCCACCATCATCTATTACGGCAACATACAGTTTGGTGAGCTGCCAGCCTTATAAAATTCAGTTAACTGCATCAGGACCATCTGCTGGAGATTATAACTGGAGTAATGGAATGTCTGGCCAGACAATTACCGTAAATGAAGGGGGGGTATTCCAGGTTACCTATACGGCGCCAAGTGGTTGTAAAGTATCTAATTCTGTAGAAGTACCGTTAAGTCTTGAAAGCCTGATGTGGGTATTCCCTACAGGATGCTATGACGAATGTCTGAGAGAAAATAATTATATCATAGGACCGAAAGGAGTATTTGACCATCATGACTGGATGCTGTTCGGAAACAGTATTCAGAGTGGAAACAATAACTTCATCTTCCCATTATATATTGGTTCTGCGGGTACATACCAATTACAGGTAAATCATTTGGGATGCCAGTATACATCCGGAACCATGAATTACTATCCGGGTAAAGAATGTGGATACGAAACAGATTGTAAGATTGAAGGAGACATTAAACCAATGAAGTGGGTAGGAGACCATTACGCTGTTTCTGGTGTTATTCACAATGCTGGAGGACAGCCAATAAGTCTTAATGTTTCCAGTGTTAATGGATATGGAACTTATATTCCGTCTATTATTACCATTCCTGCAGGAGGGGTGTATGATATGAATGTTAATCCATTAGCTTTCTATCCAAACCCGAATTTCCAGGGTGTAGATGAGATCTTGTTCTATAATGAAACGTGTAAGTTTAGTACTAAAGCGGTAGATCCGGAATGGATGGGTATGAGAAGTGCATCAAGAAGCGTTACCGCTGCTGCTGTCTCTTCTCTGAAAATGATACCAAATCCTGCGAAGGAAAAAGTGAAAATCTCGTATAATACGGGCGATGAAAAATTACTGGCAAAACAGATTACAGTTTTTGATGCCATGGGCAATATCAAATTCCGTAAAGAAGTGAAAGCGGCTTCCGGAGAGGTAGACGTGGAAGTTTCCAGCTGGCTGCAAGGTGTTTATATCGTTATTGTACAAACGGGAGACACATCATTACAAGGAAAACTAATTAAAAATTAG